In one window of Streptomyces sp. FXJ1.172 DNA:
- a CDS encoding response regulator transcription factor — MNTTRSGRPALTRPDGTPLRVLVVDDDPDLAEVLTGALRYEGWEVRAAGDGVTALSAARELLPDAVVLDVMLPDTDGFAVLHRLHEVMPDVCVLFLTARDAVEDRIAGITAGGDDYVTKPFSLEEVVARLRGLLRRAGMARQLEDGPRLVVGDLVMDEEAREVTRAGELIELSPTEFELLRFLMRNPRRVLSKAQILDRVWSYDFGGRAHVVELYISYLRKKVDAGREPMIHTVRGAGYVLKPVAR; from the coding sequence ATGAACACCACCCGCTCCGGCCGCCCCGCCCTCACCCGCCCCGACGGCACCCCGCTGCGCGTCCTCGTCGTCGACGACGACCCCGACCTCGCGGAGGTGCTCACCGGTGCCCTGCGCTACGAGGGCTGGGAGGTGCGCGCGGCAGGCGACGGAGTCACGGCGCTGAGCGCCGCCCGCGAGCTGCTGCCCGACGCCGTCGTCCTCGACGTGATGCTCCCCGACACGGACGGCTTCGCCGTGCTGCACCGGCTGCACGAGGTGATGCCCGACGTCTGTGTCCTCTTCCTCACCGCACGGGACGCGGTCGAGGACCGGATCGCCGGCATCACCGCGGGCGGCGACGACTACGTCACCAAGCCCTTCAGCCTGGAGGAGGTCGTCGCCCGGCTGCGCGGCCTGCTGCGCCGCGCGGGCATGGCCCGCCAGCTGGAGGACGGTCCGCGGCTGGTCGTCGGCGACCTGGTGATGGACGAGGAGGCCCGCGAGGTGACCCGGGCCGGTGAACTGATCGAGCTGTCGCCGACCGAGTTCGAACTCCTCCGCTTCCTCATGCGCAACCCGCGCCGCGTGCTCAGCAAGGCACAGATCCTCGACCGGGTCTGGTCCTACGACTTCGGCGGCCGGGCCCATGTGGTCGAGCTGTACATCTCCTACCTGCGCAAAAAGGTCGACGCGGGCCGCGAGCCCATGATCCACACCGTGCGCGGCGCTGGCTACGTACTGAAGCCGGTGGCCCGGTGA
- a CDS encoding sensor histidine kinase yields MRFPRRPARPSEVRRLPRPRTLRARLTAGLVVLLAISCAAVGVAAVVELNGFLTRRLDQQLQQAGPAFPQSLEHGTYKPSDHDGDEHGDTRRQAAGTFGARLLNGRVTSVAVVPAGDSQDLGVALTDADRTSLARVPVDGNGHTVCLSHLREYRLMAWRGRDGDVLVTGLPAEPVRAAVKRLELVAVVVLGLALTAAGVAGALWVRWSLRPLSRVAATATRVSELPLASGEVALPPRAPDSDPRSEVGQVAAAFNRMLRHVEDALTKRHASEERLRRFAADASHELRTPVASVRGHAELALLHPGPVPPEITRALERIKAESSRMGEMVDDLLLLARLDAGRPLESRPVDLTHLVLDAVTDARATGPGHRWSLDLPEDPVTVPGDAHRLQQVLANLLANARLHTPVGTKVTVTLETGAEAAVLSVHDDGPGVPEDVQPGVFERFTRAEHRRRPGASGGGAGLGLSIVAAVAEAHGGSVQLESAPGATTFRVVLPV; encoded by the coding sequence GTGAGGTTCCCACGGCGGCCGGCCCGCCCGAGTGAGGTGCGCCGGCTGCCACGGCCCCGCACCCTGCGCGCCCGGCTCACCGCCGGTCTGGTCGTGCTCCTCGCGATCAGCTGTGCCGCGGTCGGCGTGGCGGCCGTCGTCGAGCTGAACGGCTTCCTCACCCGCCGGCTCGACCAGCAGCTCCAGCAGGCGGGCCCGGCCTTCCCGCAGAGCCTGGAGCACGGCACCTACAAGCCCTCGGACCACGACGGCGACGAGCACGGCGACACCCGCCGCCAGGCCGCCGGGACGTTCGGCGCCCGCCTGCTGAACGGCCGGGTCACCAGCGTGGCGGTCGTGCCCGCCGGAGACAGCCAGGACCTCGGCGTCGCCCTGACCGACGCCGACCGCACGAGCCTGGCCAGGGTCCCGGTGGACGGCAACGGGCACACCGTGTGCCTGTCGCACCTGCGGGAGTACCGGCTGATGGCGTGGCGCGGCCGGGACGGCGACGTGCTGGTCACCGGGCTGCCCGCGGAGCCGGTACGGGCCGCCGTGAAACGCCTCGAACTGGTCGCCGTGGTCGTCCTCGGCCTGGCCCTGACCGCCGCCGGCGTGGCCGGGGCACTGTGGGTCCGCTGGTCGCTGCGCCCGCTGAGCCGGGTCGCCGCGACCGCCACCCGGGTCAGCGAGCTGCCCCTGGCCAGCGGCGAGGTGGCCCTGCCGCCCCGCGCCCCGGACAGCGACCCGCGCAGCGAGGTCGGCCAGGTGGCGGCGGCGTTCAACCGCATGCTCCGGCACGTCGAGGACGCCCTGACCAAGCGGCACGCCAGCGAGGAACGGCTGCGCCGCTTCGCCGCCGACGCCAGCCACGAGCTGCGCACCCCGGTGGCCTCGGTCCGCGGTCACGCCGAACTGGCCCTGCTGCACCCCGGCCCGGTGCCGCCCGAGATCACCCGGGCCCTGGAGCGGATCAAGGCCGAGTCCTCCCGGATGGGAGAGATGGTGGACGACCTGCTGCTGCTCGCCCGCCTCGACGCGGGCCGCCCGCTGGAGAGCCGCCCGGTGGACCTGACGCATCTGGTCCTGGACGCGGTCACGGACGCGCGGGCGACGGGCCCCGGGCACCGCTGGTCCCTGGACCTCCCCGAGGACCCGGTGACGGTCCCGGGCGACGCCCACCGTCTCCAACAGGTGTTGGCCAACCTGTTGGCCAACGCGCGTTTGCACACGCCCGTGGGCACCAAGGTGACGGTGACCCTGGAGACCGGGGCCGAGGCGGCCGTCCTGTCCGTCCACGACGACGGCCCCGGTGTCCCCGAGGACGTCCAGCCGGGCGTCTTCGAACGCTTCACCCGAGCCGAACACCGCCGCCGCCCCGGTGCCTCGGGAGGAGGGGCGGGCCTGGGCCTGTCGATCGTGGCGGCGGTGGCGGAGGCGCACGGAGGGAGTGTGCAGCTCGAGAGTGCACCGGGCGCCACGACCTTCCGGGTCGTCCTGCCGGTCTGA
- a CDS encoding ferredoxin reductase family protein yields MTTVDARRAAPPVPLAARRSPAGPVLAVLWAGAAGVVALWWSGTGSVVGTAGWLTGAGRIAGLLCGYACAVLVGLMARVPLLENRVGSDRVARWHAMAGRYTVSLLVAHVALILTGYAAQDHASLWHETVTVVLDYPDMLKATAGTVILFAVGITSARAVRRRTSHEFWYYVHLLTYAAVFLVFFHQLSLGNEFNGKPVATALWYALYLGVAALVLWFRILAPVRLNRRHQLRVDSVHKESPGVYSVVVRGRHLDELGARPGQFFRWRFLGEGMAWTSTPYSLSAPPRPDLLRITVKALGDHSGAVALLRPGTRVWAEGPYGSLTAERATSHRSVLIAAGVGVTPLRALFETLPGEVTLLYRARGAEDLALGGELEAIARWRGAQVLYALNGPGGQRPDISADSLRATFPGIAGHDVYLCGPHGFARDVYEALRAAGVPDRRIHHESFEL; encoded by the coding sequence ATGACCACGGTCGATGCGCGGCGCGCGGCTCCGCCCGTGCCCTTGGCCGCACGGCGCTCCCCGGCGGGGCCCGTGCTGGCCGTGCTGTGGGCCGGGGCGGCGGGCGTGGTGGCGCTGTGGTGGTCCGGCACCGGATCCGTGGTCGGCACGGCCGGCTGGCTGACCGGCGCCGGACGGATCGCCGGGCTGCTGTGCGGGTACGCCTGCGCGGTGCTGGTCGGCCTGATGGCGCGGGTGCCGCTGCTGGAGAACCGGGTCGGCTCGGACCGGGTGGCCCGCTGGCACGCGATGGCCGGCCGGTACACGGTCAGCCTGCTCGTCGCGCACGTCGCGCTGATCCTCACCGGGTACGCCGCCCAGGACCACGCCTCGCTCTGGCACGAGACGGTGACCGTCGTCCTGGACTACCCGGACATGCTCAAGGCCACCGCCGGTACGGTGATCCTCTTCGCGGTCGGCATCACCTCGGCCCGGGCGGTGCGCCGCCGCACGAGCCACGAGTTCTGGTACTACGTCCACCTCCTCACCTACGCGGCCGTGTTCCTGGTCTTCTTCCACCAGCTGTCGCTGGGGAACGAGTTCAACGGCAAGCCGGTGGCGACCGCGCTGTGGTACGCGCTGTACCTGGGCGTCGCGGCGCTGGTGCTGTGGTTCCGGATCCTCGCGCCGGTCCGGCTCAACCGGCGCCACCAGTTGCGCGTGGACTCGGTCCACAAGGAGTCACCGGGCGTGTACTCGGTTGTCGTCCGCGGGCGGCACCTCGACGAACTCGGCGCGCGGCCCGGGCAGTTCTTCCGCTGGCGGTTCCTCGGCGAGGGCATGGCCTGGACGTCGACGCCGTACTCCCTGTCGGCGCCGCCGCGCCCGGACCTGCTGCGCATCACCGTCAAGGCGCTCGGCGACCACAGCGGGGCCGTCGCCCTGCTGCGGCCCGGCACCCGGGTGTGGGCGGAGGGCCCCTACGGCTCCCTGACCGCCGAGCGGGCCACCAGTCACCGTTCGGTGCTGATCGCGGCCGGCGTCGGGGTCACCCCGCTGCGCGCGCTGTTCGAGACGCTGCCCGGCGAGGTCACCCTGCTGTACCGGGCGCGCGGTGCCGAGGATCTGGCGCTGGGCGGCGAGCTGGAGGCGATCGCCCGCTGGCGCGGCGCGCAGGTGCTGTACGCGCTGAACGGGCCGGGCGGGCAGCGCCCTGACATCTCGGCGGACTCGCTGCGCGCGACTTTTCCCGGCATCGCCGGCCACGACGTCTACCTCTGCGGCCCGCACGGCTTCGCGCGGGACGTGTACGAGGCGCTGCGGGCGGCCGGGGTCCCGGACCGCCGTATCCACCACGAGTCGTTCGAACTGTGA
- a CDS encoding L,D-transpeptidase family protein produces MRPGVVLALVSASSLALLGSAPAAPASVPLPVQLADTGGGSQLIIAQAPGTGSTSGTVTWWDLEDGQWVQAGSAAARFGSGGLVEGTARKQGTNTTPTGLYGLPFGFGIKPAPSGTSVMYRAVKDSSWWCQDNDSTSYNRWVEPLPADCRASESEHLITYTEQYAYGLVIGFNYDQPVRGRGAGIFLHVNGQAATAGCVSVPEEAMVRLLAWARPERAPHVAIGTVDGATAVTRY; encoded by the coding sequence ATGCGCCCAGGTGTCGTGCTCGCCCTCGTGTCCGCGTCCTCGCTCGCCCTGCTCGGTTCCGCGCCGGCGGCCCCCGCCTCCGTGCCCCTGCCGGTGCAGCTGGCGGACACGGGCGGCGGCAGCCAGCTGATCATCGCGCAGGCGCCGGGCACCGGCTCGACGTCGGGGACGGTCACCTGGTGGGACCTCGAGGACGGCCAGTGGGTGCAGGCGGGCTCGGCGGCGGCCCGGTTCGGGTCGGGCGGCCTGGTGGAGGGGACCGCCCGGAAACAGGGGACGAACACCACACCGACCGGGCTGTACGGCCTCCCCTTCGGCTTCGGGATCAAGCCGGCGCCGAGCGGGACGAGCGTCATGTACCGGGCGGTGAAGGACAGTTCGTGGTGGTGCCAGGACAATGACTCGACGTCGTACAACCGCTGGGTCGAACCGCTGCCGGCCGACTGCCGGGCGTCCGAGTCCGAGCATCTGATCACGTACACGGAGCAGTACGCCTACGGGCTGGTCATCGGGTTCAACTACGACCAGCCGGTGCGAGGACGCGGCGCCGGGATCTTCCTGCACGTCAACGGACAGGCCGCGACGGCCGGATGTGTGTCGGTTCCCGAGGAGGCCATGGTCCGCCTGCTGGCCTGGGCCAGGCCCGAGAGGGCTCCGCATGTCGCCATCGGGACCGTGGACGGGGCCACGGCGGTCACCCGGTACTGA
- a CDS encoding argininosuccinate synthase: MTERVVLAYSGGLDTSVAIGWIAEETGAEVIAVAVDVGQGGEDLDVIRKRALACGAVEAEVADARDEFAEEYCLPAIKANALYMDRYPLVSALSRPVIVKHLVAAARKHGATTVAHGCTGKGNDQVRFEAGIVALAPGLKCIAPVRDYAMTRDRAIAFCEDKQLPIATTRKSPYSIDQNVFGRAVETGFLEDIWNAPVEDIYEYTADPAVPREADEVVITFEEGAPVAIDGTPVTVLQAIQQLNERAGAQGVGRIDMVEDRLVGIKSREVYEAPGAIALITAHQELENVTVERELARYKRQVEQRWGELVYDGQWFSPLKRALDGFVNEAGRHVSGDIRMTLHGGRAVVTGRRSQSSLYDFNLATYDTGDTFDQAAAKGFIDIYGLSSQIAARRDLRA; the protein is encoded by the coding sequence GTGACCGAGCGCGTCGTACTCGCCTATTCGGGCGGTCTGGACACCTCCGTCGCCATCGGCTGGATCGCCGAGGAGACGGGCGCCGAGGTCATCGCCGTAGCGGTGGACGTCGGCCAGGGCGGCGAGGACCTGGACGTCATCCGCAAGCGTGCCCTCGCCTGCGGCGCGGTGGAGGCCGAAGTGGCCGACGCCAGGGACGAGTTCGCCGAGGAGTACTGCCTCCCGGCGATCAAGGCCAACGCCCTCTACATGGACCGCTACCCGCTGGTCTCGGCCCTCTCCCGGCCGGTGATCGTCAAGCACCTGGTCGCCGCCGCGCGGAAGCACGGCGCCACCACCGTCGCCCACGGCTGCACCGGCAAGGGCAACGACCAGGTCCGCTTCGAGGCCGGCATCGTCGCCCTCGCCCCCGGCCTGAAGTGCATCGCCCCGGTCCGCGACTACGCGATGACCCGGGACAGGGCGATCGCCTTCTGCGAGGACAAGCAGCTCCCGATCGCCACCACCAGGAAGTCCCCGTACTCCATCGACCAGAACGTCTTCGGGCGCGCGGTCGAGACGGGCTTCCTGGAGGACATCTGGAACGCCCCGGTCGAGGACATCTACGAGTACACCGCCGACCCGGCCGTTCCGCGCGAGGCCGACGAGGTGGTCATCACCTTCGAGGAGGGCGCCCCGGTCGCGATCGACGGCACGCCCGTCACCGTCCTGCAGGCCATCCAGCAGCTCAACGAGCGCGCCGGTGCCCAGGGCGTCGGCCGGATCGACATGGTCGAGGACCGGCTCGTCGGCATCAAGTCCCGCGAGGTGTACGAGGCTCCGGGCGCGATCGCCCTGATCACCGCCCACCAGGAGCTGGAGAACGTCACCGTCGAGCGCGAACTCGCCCGCTACAAGCGGCAGGTGGAGCAGCGCTGGGGTGAACTGGTCTACGACGGCCAGTGGTTCTCCCCGCTCAAGCGCGCCCTGGACGGCTTTGTGAACGAGGCCGGCCGGCACGTGAGCGGCGACATCCGCATGACCCTGCACGGCGGCCGCGCGGTCGTCACCGGCCGGCGCTCGCAGTCGTCCCTGTACGACTTCAACCTCGCGACCTACGACACCGGCGACACCTTCGACCAGGCCGCGGCCAAGGGCTTCATCGACATCTACGGCCTGTCCTCGCAGATCGCGGCACGGCGCGACCTGCGGGCATAG
- a CDS encoding pyridoxamine 5'-phosphate oxidase family protein, whose translation MGKTYERIDGRLRTFIEEQPLFFTATAPLSGDGTVNLSPKGLRGSFAVLDELTVAYLDFAGSNAETIAHLRENGRITLMWCAFQGPPNIVRVHGRGEPVFRDDPRFKELLARFPGIDTSLHGLRAIIVVHAELVRDTCGYAVPFMAYEEDRDLHGKRFAREDDASLSMYFEKKEHVATSLDGLPGLPLPLPPSTV comes from the coding sequence ATGGGAAAGACTTATGAGCGCATCGACGGCAGACTCCGGACGTTCATCGAGGAACAGCCCCTGTTCTTCACCGCGACCGCCCCGCTCTCCGGCGACGGCACGGTCAACCTCTCCCCCAAGGGCCTCAGGGGTTCGTTCGCCGTCCTCGACGAACTGACCGTGGCCTACCTGGACTTCGCCGGGTCCAACGCCGAGACGATCGCACACCTGCGGGAGAACGGGCGGATCACCCTGATGTGGTGCGCCTTCCAGGGCCCGCCGAACATCGTGCGCGTACACGGCCGGGGCGAGCCGGTCTTCCGCGACGACCCGCGCTTCAAGGAGCTGCTCGCCCGCTTCCCCGGCATCGACACGAGCCTGCACGGGCTGCGCGCGATCATCGTCGTGCACGCGGAGCTGGTGCGGGACACCTGCGGGTACGCCGTCCCCTTCATGGCGTACGAGGAGGACCGTGACCTGCACGGCAAGCGCTTCGCACGCGAGGACGACGCCTCGCTGAGCATGTACTTCGAGAAGAAGGAGCACGTGGCGACGAGCCTGGACGGACTACCCGGGCTGCCGTTGCCGCTGCCGCCGTCTACCGTCTGA